The following are from one region of the Sandaracinus amylolyticus genome:
- a CDS encoding class I SAM-dependent methyltransferase, which translates to MQPLLYDELVPWYRLVDPPRDHAPEVASFVAAMERAARRPLETALELGAGAGHNAVHMKRHFRCTLADISAPMLALSRELNPECEHVRGDMRTLRLDRVFDAVLVHDAIMYMTSELDLAAAVRTAFVHTAPGGVAVFAPDVYRETFRDHTELLSEDEGSRSIRAIEWMWDPDPSDDTFVTEYAFVLRDTSTNEVRAVHDRHVEGLFARATWRSVLARAGYHVATFARPIDEEGAFDECFVCVRP; encoded by the coding sequence CCGCGCGATCACGCGCCCGAGGTGGCGAGCTTCGTCGCCGCGATGGAGCGCGCCGCGCGACGCCCGCTCGAGACCGCGCTCGAGCTCGGTGCGGGCGCCGGGCATAACGCGGTGCACATGAAGCGTCACTTCCGCTGCACGCTCGCCGACATCTCCGCGCCGATGCTCGCGCTGAGCCGCGAGCTCAATCCGGAGTGCGAGCACGTGCGCGGCGACATGCGCACGCTGCGCCTCGATCGCGTGTTCGACGCGGTGCTCGTGCACGACGCGATCATGTACATGACGAGCGAGCTCGACCTCGCTGCCGCCGTGCGGACCGCGTTCGTGCACACCGCGCCGGGCGGCGTCGCGGTGTTCGCGCCCGACGTGTACCGCGAGACCTTCCGCGATCACACCGAGCTGCTCTCGGAGGACGAGGGATCCCGCTCGATCCGCGCGATCGAGTGGATGTGGGATCCCGATCCCTCCGACGACACCTTCGTCACCGAGTACGCGTTCGTGCTGCGCGACACATCGACGAACGAAGTGCGCGCCGTGCACGATCGCCACGTCGAGGGGCTCTTCGCGCGGGCGACGTGGCGCAGCGTGCTCGCGCGCGCGGGCTACCACGTGGCGACGTTCGCGCGACCGATCGACGAGGAGGGCGCGTTCGACGAGTGCTTCGTCTGCGTGCGCCCCTGA
- a CDS encoding VOC family protein, whose product MEAPLANARMIFVNLSVRDLPRSMQFFSKLGFEFNKQFTDETAACMIVSEQAFVMLLTESKFKQFTKNEICDTSKASEGLFALSCNSREEVDQIVEKAVAAGGRHAMPKMDMGFMYGWSFYDVDGHHWEVMWMDPAAVQPQ is encoded by the coding sequence ATGGAGGCTCCCTTGGCAAACGCGCGCATGATCTTCGTGAACCTCTCGGTCCGTGACCTCCCGCGCTCGATGCAGTTCTTCTCGAAGCTCGGCTTCGAGTTCAACAAGCAGTTCACCGACGAGACCGCGGCCTGCATGATCGTCAGCGAGCAGGCGTTCGTGATGCTGCTCACCGAGAGCAAGTTCAAGCAGTTCACGAAGAACGAGATCTGCGACACGTCGAAGGCGAGCGAGGGGCTCTTCGCGCTCTCGTGCAACAGCCGCGAAGAGGTCGATCAGATCGTCGAGAAGGCGGTCGCGGCCGGCGGGCGCCACGCGATGCCCAAGATGGACATGGGCTTCATGTACGGGTGGAGCTTCTACGACGTCGACGGGCACCACTGGGAGGTCATGTGGATGGACCCGGCTGCCGTGCAGCCTCAGTGA